Proteins from a genomic interval of Lusitaniella coriacea LEGE 07157:
- a CDS encoding peptidoglycan D,D-transpeptidase FtsI family protein yields MKRRVPRQAQSSHPRRNNRFLRLWRWCLILLERFERAPAWQWGRLLVVWFVLVGGGLGLGWNLYQLQIVRSPELTKQARQQQMVYMRPYVPRRPIIDRQGNVLATDRLVYTLYAHPKLFKIPKAEMADKLSEILNPSDSEDLLKKFNRSESGIPIVHAMDEEIADKVVALNADGLELIRRYSRFYPQQDLVSDAIGYVDLDHKGQAGLEYSQQKFLERHILTLRLNRSGNGALMPDRVQEGFLDVDDKQLQLTLDLRVQRAARFILKQQIEQFDAKRGTVIVMDARDGALLSIACEPTYDPNQYFDYDLNLFKNWAVTDLYEPGSTFKPINIAIALENGAIQPNSTFQDSGILNIDTWEIKNHDFDTRGARGTLNLHEILQYSSNVGMVKIIRQMSQGNYYKALKRLKLNEITGIDLPGEAAGQLKSEKKFKSSPVEAATTAFGQGFSLTPLKLVQLHAAIANGGRLVSPHVVRGLLDAEGNKIGQPSLKSPSRVFSPETTQAVLNMMESVIEADSGRNARIDSYRIAGKSGTAQKASPAGGYYSHLKISSFVGIFPAENPRYVILAVVDEPKGDNAYGSVVAAPIVKAVMEALISIEGIPPSGDREP; encoded by the coding sequence GTGAAGCGACGAGTCCCTCGTCAAGCTCAATCTTCCCACCCACGGCGAAATAATCGATTTTTGCGCCTTTGGCGCTGGTGTTTGATTCTCCTAGAACGATTTGAACGCGCTCCTGCTTGGCAGTGGGGCAGATTGTTGGTTGTTTGGTTTGTCCTAGTTGGAGGCGGATTGGGATTGGGCTGGAATTTATATCAGCTTCAAATCGTCCGCTCGCCAGAATTGACCAAACAAGCGAGACAGCAGCAGATGGTGTATATGCGCCCCTACGTCCCGCGTCGCCCCATCATCGATCGCCAAGGGAATGTTCTGGCAACGGATCGGTTGGTTTATACTCTCTACGCTCACCCCAAGCTGTTTAAAATTCCCAAAGCAGAGATGGCGGACAAGTTGAGCGAAATTCTTAACCCATCGGACTCGGAAGATTTACTAAAAAAGTTTAATCGCTCGGAGTCGGGAATCCCAATCGTCCACGCAATGGACGAAGAAATTGCCGATAAGGTCGTTGCGCTCAATGCAGATGGGTTAGAGTTAATTCGCCGATATTCTCGCTTTTACCCGCAACAAGACTTGGTTTCCGATGCCATTGGCTATGTCGACTTAGACCATAAAGGTCAAGCCGGACTAGAATACAGCCAGCAAAAATTTTTGGAGCGTCATATTCTCACGCTGCGGCTCAACCGTTCGGGAAATGGAGCGTTGATGCCCGATCGCGTCCAGGAAGGATTTCTTGATGTAGACGATAAACAATTGCAACTCACCCTAGATTTGCGGGTGCAGCGCGCGGCTCGCTTTATCCTCAAGCAGCAAATCGAGCAGTTTGATGCCAAGCGGGGAACGGTGATTGTGATGGATGCTCGCGACGGCGCTCTGTTGTCGATTGCCTGCGAGCCAACCTACGATCCCAATCAATATTTTGATTATGACCTTAATTTGTTTAAGAATTGGGCGGTGACAGACTTGTACGAGCCGGGTTCGACGTTCAAGCCGATTAATATCGCGATCGCGCTGGAAAACGGAGCCATTCAACCCAATAGCACGTTTCAGGATTCGGGCATTCTGAATATCGATACCTGGGAAATCAAAAATCACGACTTTGACACCCGAGGCGCTCGCGGAACCCTCAATCTCCACGAAATTTTGCAATACTCCAGCAACGTGGGCATGGTTAAAATCATTCGCCAAATGAGTCAGGGCAACTATTACAAAGCCTTGAAACGCTTAAAACTGAACGAAATAACGGGGATCGATCTGCCCGGTGAAGCCGCAGGACAACTCAAAAGCGAGAAAAAATTCAAATCTTCTCCCGTTGAAGCAGCGACAACTGCCTTTGGACAAGGATTTTCCTTAACCCCCCTCAAATTGGTTCAGCTACACGCCGCGATCGCGAATGGCGGTAGATTGGTGTCGCCCCACGTCGTTCGAGGGTTGCTCGATGCAGAGGGAAACAAGATCGGGCAACCCTCTTTAAAGTCGCCGAGTCGCGTCTTTTCCCCAGAAACGACACAAGCAGTGTTGAACATGATGGAGAGCGTGATTGAGGCGGATAGCGGTAGAAATGCTCGCATTGACAGCTATCGCATTGCCGGGAAATCTGGGACGGCGCAAAAGGCGAGTCCGGCGGGCGGATATTACAGTCACCTCAAAATCAGTAGTTTTGTCGGTATTTTTCCCGCGGAAAACCCTCGCTATGTCATCCTGGCAGTCGTGGACGAACCCAAAGGAGATAACGCCTATGGCTCGGTTGTTGCGGCTCCTATTGTTAAAGCGGTGATGGAGGCATTGATTTCAATTGAGGGCATTCCTCCCTCGGGCGATCGCGAACCCTAA